One Mailhella massiliensis DNA segment encodes these proteins:
- a CDS encoding 3-isopropylmalate dehydratase small subunit: protein MSFTGKVHKVGAHIDTDAIIPARFLVTTDTEKLGEACMEGLEPGWVKRVQKGDIIVADRNFGCGSSREHAPLAIIGAGIRAVVGHSFARIFYRNAFNMGLMLLEVGDEVNKINDGDTLEISPEQGLIRDLDNGAEIRIPALSPMMQTLIDKGGMVNYVKEQLQKQGE, encoded by the coding sequence ATGTCCTTTACCGGAAAAGTACATAAGGTCGGCGCGCATATCGATACCGACGCCATCATCCCCGCGCGCTTTCTCGTCACCACCGATACCGAAAAACTGGGCGAAGCCTGCATGGAAGGCCTGGAACCCGGCTGGGTGAAGCGCGTGCAGAAGGGCGACATCATCGTGGCGGACCGCAACTTCGGCTGCGGCTCCTCCCGTGAACACGCCCCCCTCGCCATCATCGGCGCCGGTATCCGCGCCGTGGTGGGCCACAGCTTCGCCCGCATCTTCTACCGCAACGCCTTCAATATGGGCCTCATGCTCCTGGAAGTGGGCGACGAGGTCAATAAGATCAACGACGGCGATACCCTGGAAATCAGCCCCGAACAGGGCCTTATCCGCGACCTCGACAACGGCGCGGAAATCCGTATCCCCGCCCTCTCGCCCATGATGCAGACCCTCATTGACAAGGGCGGCATGGTCAACTATGTGAAGGAACAGCTCCAGAAACAGGGCGAATAA
- the leuC gene encoding 3-isopropylmalate dehydratase large subunit: MAMTLAQKILQMHTDEEVREPGQIVECSLSGVLANDITGPLAIKSFRAMGAKKVFDKDRVFLVMDHYTPQKDIASANQVIVSRRFAAEMGITHYYEGGCAGVEHALLPEKGLVKPGDLVIGADSHTCTYGGLGAFSTGLGSTDIACGMALGRLWFKVPSTIRVNIEGSMPRWIRGKDLILRLIGEIGVDGALYRALEFGGSALKDVDIEGRLCMANMAIEAGGKCGLFPSDDMTAEYCRAHGTPDPMALAADEGAEYERVVTMDVTGMEPVVACPHLPENTRPVSELSSVSVDQVVIGSCTNGRISDMRDAAEILRGRKVAKGVRCIVIPATPAVWRQAMDEGLFEVFSDAGCVISTPTCGPCLGGYMGVLGDGERCISTSNRNFRGRMGSLESELYLSSPCVAAASAVTGAITGPDAL; this comes from the coding sequence ATGGCAATGACGCTTGCCCAGAAAATTTTGCAGATGCACACCGACGAGGAAGTCCGCGAACCGGGACAGATTGTGGAATGTTCCCTCTCCGGCGTGCTCGCCAACGACATTACCGGCCCCCTCGCCATCAAGTCCTTCCGCGCCATGGGCGCGAAGAAGGTGTTCGATAAGGACAGGGTCTTTCTGGTGATGGACCACTACACCCCCCAGAAGGACATCGCCTCCGCCAATCAGGTCATCGTTTCCCGCCGCTTCGCCGCGGAAATGGGCATCACCCATTATTACGAAGGCGGCTGCGCGGGCGTGGAACACGCGCTTCTGCCGGAAAAGGGGCTGGTGAAGCCCGGCGACCTCGTCATCGGCGCGGACAGCCATACCTGCACCTACGGCGGCCTCGGGGCCTTTTCCACGGGGCTCGGCTCCACGGACATCGCCTGCGGCATGGCCCTCGGCCGGCTGTGGTTCAAGGTTCCTTCCACCATCCGCGTGAATATCGAAGGCTCCATGCCCCGCTGGATCCGCGGCAAGGATCTCATCCTCCGCCTCATCGGGGAAATCGGCGTGGACGGCGCTCTGTACCGCGCCCTGGAATTCGGCGGTTCCGCGCTGAAGGATGTGGATATCGAAGGCCGCCTCTGCATGGCCAACATGGCCATCGAAGCGGGCGGCAAGTGCGGCCTCTTCCCCTCCGACGACATGACGGCCGAATACTGCCGCGCCCACGGCACGCCCGATCCCATGGCTCTTGCCGCCGACGAGGGCGCGGAATACGAGCGCGTCGTCACCATGGACGTGACGGGCATGGAACCTGTGGTGGCCTGCCCGCATCTGCCCGAAAACACGCGCCCCGTGTCCGAACTTTCCTCCGTTTCCGTGGATCAGGTGGTCATCGGCTCCTGCACCAACGGCCGTATTTCCGACATGCGCGACGCGGCGGAAATTCTGCGCGGCCGCAAGGTGGCGAAGGGCGTGCGCTGCATCGTCATTCCCGCCACCCCCGCGGTGTGGCGTCAGGCCATGGATGAAGGCCTGTTTGAAGTCTTCTCCGACGCAGGCTGCGTCATCAGCACCCCCACCTGCGGTCCCTGCCTCGGCGGCTACATGGGCGTGCTCGGCGACGGCGAACGCTGCATCTCCACGTCCAACCGCAACTTCCGCGGCCGTATGGGCAGCCTGGAATCGGAACTCTACCTCTCAAGCCCCTGCGTGGCCGCCGCCTCCGCCGTGACCGGCGCCATCACCGGGCCGGACGCGCTGTAG